The DNA region ATTGGAGAAGGAAGTAGTTTTAAATTTTCAATAAAAAAATAAAAGTATTGGATAATTTTAACCATCTAAAAGAATTTTTAGACTTAAAAGTAGAACAATATAATAATCCAAAATTTATAGATTCGGATCCTATTCAAATTCCTCATCAATTTCAACTTAAAGAAGATATAGAAATCGCTGGATTTTTAACAGCTACCATTGCTTGGGGAAACAGAAAAAGCATCATTAACAATGCTAATAAATTAATGGATTTATTAGATCGATCGCCTTACGACTTTGTCCTAAATCACCAACCTAACGATCTTGAACGATTAAATAATTTTGTACATCGTACATTTAATGGTCAAGATTGCAAAACGTTTATAAACGCCTTAAAACACATTTATACAAATCATCAAGGATTAGAAACAGTCTTTAGCAACTACTCTTCTAACCTTCAATTAGGTATATCTAAATTTAAGTCTACTTTTTTTGAAATTGAACACTTACCAAGAACACAAAAACATATTAGCGATCCATTAAAAAATAGTGCTGCAAAACGCATAAATATGTTTCTACGTTGGATGGTAAGACAAGATAATGCTGGTGTAGATTTTGGGATTTGGAAAAACATACCAATGTCTGCCCTATCCTGTCCATTAGATGTGCACTCTGGTAATATAGCTAGACAATTAGGTTTATTGCAAAGAAAACAAAACGATGCGAAAGCTTTAGAAGAATTAGACACTGCATTAAGACAACTGGATCCTAAAGATCCTGTTAAATATGATTTTGCTCTTTTTGGCGTAGGAATTTTCGAAAAATTTTAACACTATTAAAACTTCAGTAAGTTATATTTACGTATACTAAATAAAAATAAAGTATACCAAATCTTAATGATAACACCTCAAATACCTAAAGACGAAAAAAAACGTTTAGAAGCGGTAAAAAGTTATAGTTTATTAGACACATTACCAGAAGAAGATTTTGATAATATTACCAAATTAACGTCTAGTATTTGCCAAACTCCAATTGCATTAATTACGCTTTTAGATACCAAAAGAAACTTTTTAAAATCTCATTATGGATTAGATTTTAACCAATCGCCTAGAGAAATTTCTTTTTGCGGACATGCAATTGTAAGTAAAGAACCAATATTTATAATAGAAGATGCTACTAAAGATAATCGGTTTTGTGATAACCCTTTAATTTCTGAATATAACGTATCATTTTATGCTGGTGTACCATTAATAAATCCAGATGGTTACGCATTAGGTACTTTATGCATTTACGATACAGTACCAAGACAATTAACGCAACAGCAAAAAGACACTTTAATTATTTTAGCCAAACAGGTCGTGAATTTATTTGAATTACGATTAAAAAATAATTTACTTTCTAATGCTTTTGATTTATTAGAAGAAAGACACAATTCTTTAAATAGTTTTGCTGGAAAAGTATCGCATGATTTAAAATCACCACTTGCAAATATTACGTCTTTAAGCCAACTTTTTAAAGACGAATTAAAAGAAAATTATCCAGAATTAGATCTTCAGTATTTGGATTACATAGAAGAATCTGCAGACACGTTAAGAGCTTACATAGATGGTATTCTAACACATTACAAAGCCGAAGCTTTGCTTCAAGACAAAAAAAAGAAAACCGAATTAGCTACTATTTTTAATAACATAAAACATATTTTAAGTCTTACGGATCAGCAATTTATTTTACAAAAAAATACTATTCTAGAAGAAATTAATGCATCTGCAATTACACAAATAATACTAAATTTAGTTGATAACGCGTTTAAGTATAATACAAAAAAAGAAGCTTACGTAAGTATAAACTATAGCACGTCTAAAACACATCATATATTTAGTGTAACAGACAATGGTACTGGTATAGAAACCCAAAAACAAGATCAA from Mesoflavibacter profundi includes:
- a CDS encoding sensor histidine kinase, translating into MITPQIPKDEKKRLEAVKSYSLLDTLPEEDFDNITKLTSSICQTPIALITLLDTKRNFLKSHYGLDFNQSPREISFCGHAIVSKEPIFIIEDATKDNRFCDNPLISEYNVSFYAGVPLINPDGYALGTLCIYDTVPRQLTQQQKDTLIILAKQVVNLFELRLKNNLLSNAFDLLEERHNSLNSFAGKVSHDLKSPLANITSLSQLFKDELKENYPELDLQYLDYIEESADTLRAYIDGILTHYKAEALLQDKKKKTELATIFNNIKHILSLTDQQFILQKNTILEEINASAITQIILNLVDNAFKYNTKKEAYVSINYSTSKTHHIFSVTDNGTGIETQKQDQLFDLFNTAHEADKYGNKGTGIGLYTVKTLVEKLGGEVKISSTSGLGTTFTFSVLK
- a CDS encoding TIGR02757 family protein, which produces MDNFNHLKEFLDLKVEQYNNPKFIDSDPIQIPHQFQLKEDIEIAGFLTATIAWGNRKSIINNANKLMDLLDRSPYDFVLNHQPNDLERLNNFVHRTFNGQDCKTFINALKHIYTNHQGLETVFSNYSSNLQLGISKFKSTFFEIEHLPRTQKHISDPLKNSAAKRINMFLRWMVRQDNAGVDFGIWKNIPMSALSCPLDVHSGNIARQLGLLQRKQNDAKALEELDTALRQLDPKDPVKYDFALFGVGIFEKF